A part of Thermoflexus hugenholtzii JAD2 genomic DNA contains:
- a CDS encoding DUF72 domain-containing protein gives MGAIHIGCCGFPKARSVYYRMFRAVEVQQTFYDPPQPKTLRRWREEAGPDFVFTIKAWQLVTHPASSPTYRRLRHPLAPEERPQAGAFQDTPVVQRGWAATVEAAKALSAAVVLLQCPASFTPTPAHLRNLEAFLERVREVPFRLAWEPRGDWPEAVIRRICERYRLIHAVDPLASAPVTGDVAYFRLHGRTGYAYRYTDADLEELWARCQGFREAFVFFNNVSMWEDARRFQEMIRLRAPSPDGATI, from the coding sequence ATGGGGGCCATCCACATCGGATGCTGCGGGTTCCCCAAAGCGCGATCGGTTTACTACCGGATGTTCCGGGCTGTCGAGGTCCAGCAGACGTTCTACGATCCGCCCCAGCCGAAGACGCTGCGGCGATGGCGCGAGGAGGCGGGGCCGGATTTTGTTTTCACCATTAAGGCGTGGCAGCTCGTCACCCACCCGGCGAGCAGCCCGACGTACCGCCGATTGCGGCACCCCCTGGCTCCTGAGGAACGCCCTCAGGCCGGCGCCTTTCAGGACACGCCGGTGGTGCAGCGAGGATGGGCTGCCACGGTGGAGGCAGCGAAGGCCCTCAGCGCGGCGGTCGTGCTGCTGCAGTGCCCGGCCTCCTTCACCCCGACCCCTGCTCACCTCCGCAACCTGGAAGCCTTCCTCGAACGCGTCCGGGAGGTCCCCTTCCGGCTGGCCTGGGAGCCCCGGGGCGACTGGCCGGAGGCAGTGATCCGTCGCATCTGCGAGCGCTACCGGCTGATCCATGCCGTAGATCCTCTGGCGAGCGCCCCGGTCACCGGCGACGTCGCCTACTTCCGCCTCCACGGCCGGACCGGATACGCTTATCGTTACACCGACGCAGACCTGGAGGAGCTCTGGGCCCGCTGTCAGGGGTTCCGGGAGGCCTTCGTGTTCTTCAACAATGTGTCCATGTGGGAGGATGCCCGGCGGTTCCAGGAGATGATCCGGCTCCGGGCGCCCTCTCCGGATGGGGCTACAATTTAA
- a CDS encoding baeRF10 domain-containing protein, translating to MFTERDLRELAALESPDVPVLSLYLNVDPRHQTKDHYRLNLRHLLERVEDQVSRADVEAVQRFVEREYDGSGRGLAVFSAQARGLWRAFTLAVPTPNLAFVGRKPYVFPLAKLWDAYGRFLIALVDKTHIRLLFYQMGELRETLELRGEPIKRHKQGGWGAEKLQRHEDEVAYRNLKEAAELTVGFCERHQPRYLLLGGADPTVVEFRELLPSPWRDRIAGTIPGDRMADEGELREAALRVLQQVEREQEFALVETAITAASKGANGVINLEDTLRAAAEGRVQVLLVADGFHAPAYRCAGCGFLTTIPRASCPFCGAAFETLPDAVDWLIATVLENGGQVEIVEGHPRLRELGTAALLRY from the coding sequence ATGTTTACCGAGCGGGATCTGCGGGAGCTGGCTGCGCTGGAAAGCCCGGATGTCCCCGTCCTGAGCCTCTACCTGAATGTAGATCCCCGCCATCAGACCAAGGATCATTACCGGTTGAACCTGCGGCATCTGCTGGAGCGTGTGGAGGACCAGGTTTCCCGGGCCGATGTGGAGGCGGTTCAGCGTTTCGTCGAACGGGAATACGATGGCTCGGGGCGGGGCCTGGCTGTGTTCTCCGCCCAGGCTCGCGGCCTGTGGCGGGCCTTCACCCTTGCTGTTCCCACCCCCAACCTGGCCTTCGTAGGGCGCAAGCCCTATGTCTTTCCATTGGCCAAGCTCTGGGACGCTTACGGCCGCTTCCTCATCGCGCTGGTGGACAAGACCCACATTCGCCTGCTGTTCTACCAGATGGGGGAGCTCCGGGAGACCCTGGAGCTGCGCGGGGAGCCCATCAAGCGCCACAAGCAGGGGGGCTGGGGAGCGGAGAAGCTCCAGCGACACGAAGACGAGGTGGCCTATCGCAACCTGAAAGAGGCGGCCGAGCTGACCGTGGGCTTCTGTGAACGCCACCAGCCTCGCTACCTGCTCCTCGGCGGGGCGGACCCGACTGTCGTGGAGTTCCGGGAGCTCCTGCCCTCCCCCTGGCGGGATCGCATCGCCGGGACGATCCCCGGGGACCGAATGGCGGATGAGGGGGAGCTCCGGGAGGCGGCCCTGCGCGTCCTCCAGCAGGTCGAACGGGAGCAGGAGTTCGCCCTGGTGGAGACGGCCATCACTGCGGCATCCAAAGGGGCCAACGGGGTGATCAACCTGGAGGACACCCTGCGGGCGGCTGCCGAGGGCCGGGTGCAGGTATTGCTGGTGGCCGACGGCTTCCACGCCCCGGCTTACCGGTGCGCCGGCTGCGGCTTCCTCACCACGATCCCGCGCGCATCCTGCCCCTTCTGCGGCGCGGCTTTCGAAACGCTGCCGGACGCCGTGGACTGGCTGATCGCCACGGTGCTGGAGAACGGCGGCCAAGTGGAGATCGTCGAGGGCCATCCCCGCCTGCGGGAGCTCGGCACAGCCGCCCTGCTGCGCTACTGA
- a CDS encoding type II toxin-antitoxin system Phd/YefM family antitoxin — translation MICGLLRAIGGRSLKIIAEAREDFPALLKRAREEPVIITRRGEPEAVILPFNEHGRLQRRKAYSTIVRLSQKMKGSSIPATELYEAPRRELEERTR, via the coding sequence ATGATCTGTGGTCTCCTCCGAGCTATAGGAGGAAGGAGCCTCAAAATCATCGCTGAAGCCAGGGAAGATTTCCCTGCGCTGCTCAAGCGCGCCCGGGAGGAACCGGTGATCATAACCCGGCGGGGCGAGCCGGAGGCGGTGATCTTGCCCTTCAATGAACACGGGCGCTTGCAGCGACGGAAGGCCTATTCCACCATAGTGCGTCTCTCCCAGAAGATGAAGGGGAGCAGTATCCCCGCCACCGAGTTATATGAAGCCCCCCGGAGGGAGCTGGAGGAACGGACGAGGTAG
- a CDS encoding ABC transporter permease translates to MALFLISPSLLLILYLLRTPLWEEVGSTLVRQAFHLTLQTSLVTALAALVMGTPLAYLLARRRFPGKSLVEGLVELPIVVPPIAAGVLLLLAFGRQGALGPLLERMGITLPFTPAGVVVAQLFISVPFYIRGARLGFMMVPKELEEAAAVDGASSIHIWRHVTLPIAFPGMSSGLILCWARAVGEFGATYLFAGNMPGRTQTMPLAILSAMETDLSAALLMTGVLMGFALVTLIGAWLLVGGRGESSLAL, encoded by the coding sequence ATGGCGCTGTTCTTGATCAGCCCTTCCCTGCTCCTGATCCTTTATCTCCTGAGGACCCCCCTCTGGGAGGAGGTGGGTTCCACCCTGGTCCGCCAGGCGTTCCATCTCACGCTGCAGACCAGTCTGGTGACCGCGCTGGCTGCCCTGGTGATGGGGACCCCGCTGGCGTATCTGCTGGCCCGGCGGCGGTTCCCGGGCAAGTCGCTGGTGGAAGGGCTGGTGGAGCTGCCCATCGTCGTCCCGCCGATCGCCGCGGGGGTCTTGCTTCTGCTGGCTTTCGGGCGGCAAGGAGCGCTGGGCCCGCTCCTGGAGCGGATGGGGATCACGCTGCCTTTCACCCCCGCTGGGGTTGTGGTGGCCCAGCTGTTCATCTCCGTGCCCTTCTACATCCGAGGGGCGCGCCTGGGCTTCATGATGGTGCCGAAGGAGCTGGAGGAGGCCGCTGCGGTCGATGGAGCGTCTTCGATCCATATCTGGCGGCACGTGACGTTGCCCATCGCCTTCCCGGGCATGTCCTCCGGCCTGATCCTCTGCTGGGCGCGGGCGGTAGGGGAGTTCGGTGCCACCTACCTGTTCGCCGGGAACATGCCCGGGCGCACCCAGACCATGCCGCTCGCCATCCTGTCCGCGATGGAGACCGATCTGAGCGCGGCGCTCCTGATGACCGGGGTCCTGATGGGATTCGCCCTGGTCACCCTTATTGGCGCCTGGCTGCTTGTGGGAGGCCGGGGGGAATCTTCGCTGGCCCTTTAG
- the modA gene encoding molybdate ABC transporter substrate-binding protein, producing the protein MRRLFLSLLGLLLLEACAARNPPSPSSVSTLEGEIIVFAAASLTDPFQELAALFQQEHPGVKVTFNFAASSILRTQILQGAPADLFASADEKNMEEVVQAGRVAEGPWIFATNRLVVVTPTSSPAGIMALRDLARPGLRLALPGPEVPIGAYAREVLARASKDPAYGSDFAERVLGNVASSEPNVKAALARVALGEADAALVYRSDVTPAYQGKVRVVEIPDPLNVIARYPIALLKEASHPAAARAFVELLRSPRGREIMQRWGFGAP; encoded by the coding sequence ATGCGTCGTCTTTTCCTCTCATTGCTTGGCCTGCTCCTCCTTGAAGCATGCGCCGCCCGGAATCCTCCTTCACCCTCCAGCGTTTCAACGCTGGAAGGTGAGATCATCGTGTTCGCGGCCGCTTCTCTCACCGATCCTTTCCAGGAGCTGGCCGCGCTCTTCCAGCAGGAGCATCCCGGGGTGAAGGTCACCTTTAACTTCGCTGCTTCCTCCATCCTGCGGACCCAGATCCTGCAGGGGGCGCCGGCGGATCTCTTCGCTTCTGCGGATGAGAAAAACATGGAAGAGGTGGTGCAGGCCGGCCGGGTGGCGGAGGGTCCATGGATTTTCGCCACCAACCGGCTGGTGGTCGTCACGCCGACCTCCAGCCCGGCAGGCATCATGGCGTTGCGGGATCTGGCGCGCCCCGGCCTCCGCCTGGCCCTGCCCGGCCCGGAGGTGCCCATCGGGGCTTACGCCCGTGAGGTGCTGGCGCGTGCCTCGAAAGATCCTGCCTACGGCTCCGACTTCGCGGAGCGAGTGCTGGGGAACGTGGCCTCTTCGGAACCGAACGTGAAGGCGGCCCTGGCCCGGGTAGCGCTGGGAGAGGCGGATGCAGCCCTGGTCTATCGCTCGGATGTGACGCCGGCCTATCAGGGGAAGGTGCGGGTGGTGGAGATCCCGGATCCCCTGAATGTCATCGCTCGGTATCCGATCGCCCTTCTGAAGGAGGCGTCGCACCCTGCTGCGGCGCGTGCCTTCGTAGAGCTGCTGCGTTCCCCCCGGGGCCGGGAGATCATGCAGCGCTGGGGTTTCGGCGCCCCATAG
- a CDS encoding substrate-binding domain-containing protein gives MGRRVRLEGGENRVREVRERQGLSQAELARRAGLSRQALSAIEAGRYLPNVAVALRLAQALSCWVEDLFPAPPAAQILEAEWPLPVRRGQPATRRVGLARVGERLVAWPLQEAWGLQAPADGFVVEGGRPGRVRVALRIPPAILERTLLIGGCNPALALLAAHLRERFPEYRLRWIPMNSQAALQALARGELHIAGTHLADPVRGMDNLPAIRRILAGRPVAVVTLARWVEGVMVPAGNPGRIHHLQDLARPGLRVLLRESGAGSQRILAWRLRREGLPPSALPALRWRARDHLEVAAALTARLADAGPGVLPVARIFGLGFLPLAESRYDLVIPEAFFWTPAVEALLEVLSSRRFREELEAIGGFDPRPAGTLVARLSPSTS, from the coding sequence ATGGGACGGCGTGTGCGGCTGGAGGGTGGGGAGAACCGGGTGCGGGAGGTCCGGGAGAGGCAGGGGCTGAGCCAGGCCGAGCTGGCGCGGCGGGCCGGGCTGAGCCGGCAAGCCCTCAGCGCCATCGAGGCCGGCCGATACCTGCCCAACGTGGCGGTGGCCCTCCGCCTGGCCCAGGCCCTCTCGTGCTGGGTGGAGGATCTGTTCCCGGCTCCCCCGGCGGCCCAGATCCTGGAAGCCGAATGGCCGCTCCCGGTCCGGCGGGGCCAGCCGGCGACGCGGCGGGTGGGCCTCGCTCGGGTGGGGGAGCGCCTTGTCGCGTGGCCGCTGCAGGAAGCATGGGGGCTTCAGGCCCCGGCCGACGGCTTCGTCGTGGAAGGCGGACGCCCCGGACGGGTCCGGGTGGCCCTGCGGATCCCCCCGGCGATCCTGGAGCGGACGCTGCTCATCGGAGGGTGTAACCCGGCCCTGGCGTTGCTGGCCGCGCATCTGAGGGAGCGGTTCCCGGAATATCGCCTGCGCTGGATCCCGATGAACAGCCAGGCGGCGCTGCAGGCCCTGGCGCGCGGAGAGCTCCACATCGCCGGCACCCATCTCGCGGATCCGGTGCGGGGGATGGATAATCTCCCGGCGATCCGCCGCATCCTGGCCGGCCGCCCCGTGGCGGTCGTCACCCTGGCCCGCTGGGTGGAAGGAGTGATGGTGCCGGCCGGCAACCCCGGTCGGATCCATCACCTCCAGGATCTGGCCCGGCCCGGCTTGCGGGTTCTCCTGCGGGAGAGCGGGGCGGGCAGCCAGCGGATCCTGGCGTGGCGGCTTCGTCGGGAGGGCCTCCCGCCCTCGGCCCTCCCCGCCCTCCGCTGGCGGGCTCGGGATCATCTGGAGGTGGCCGCGGCGCTCACCGCCCGGCTGGCCGATGCGGGACCAGGGGTGTTGCCCGTCGCCCGGATCTTCGGGCTGGGGTTCCTGCCCCTGGCGGAATCCCGCTACGACCTGGTCATCCCGGAGGCGTTCTTCTGGACCCCTGCGGTCGAGGCTTTGCTGGAGGTATTGAGCAGCCGCCGCTTCCGGGAGGAACTGGAGGCCATCGGGGGGTTCGATCCACGCCCTGCGGGCACCCTGGTGGCCCGTCTGAGCCCATCGACATCCTGA